From Alteromonas sp. BL110:
CCCCAAACCACTCCTGAGCATTTACGGGTATCTCAAGGCGGCTTTCCCACAGCTATCCGCGATATCGATTTTTATAGCTTCTATGACCCCGCATTTTCACAAGCATTGCCCGACTACAACGAGATCAAAGTACTTCGAGTAAAATCGAAAGGTGGGCTGTCACTTGACCAAGAAATGGAAATAGCGATTAGTGTGCCGTTTAAGCCAAGCTTTTTCGAGCAAGATGAGCATCTTTTCCCTTTGAAAGTGACACTGCCTAGTGAACTATTTATGGAAAATCCAGAGGCTCAGTTAGCGAAGCCCATTCCGTTGTGGCAGAAAATTTGGAGGGACAGAAACTTAACGATAAGCATCACTGTTGTTTATCTTGTTGCGCTGTCGTTGTTTTTTGCATTCCAGCAAAGGCTAACGCCTTACACGAAGTTTGTGCATACAGTGCGGGCATTTTCCCTTGTGTTCGTGCTGTTTTTTATTGGTTTTTACGCCCAAGGGCAACTGTCTGTCGTCAACATATACACACTGCTACTGGATATTGTCGATGGATTTTCGTTAGAGGTATATCTTCTCGATCCGGTTATTTTTATTTTGTGGAGCTTTGTATTTGCCTCGCTGTTTATTGTAGGGCGGGGGCTCTTTTGTGGCTGGCTTTGCCCCTTCGGGGCTCTGCAAGAAATGATGGGAATACTGGCTGAAAAGCTCAGGATAAAACAAATTAGAATTAAGCCTCAGCACCACAAGCGGGCGCAAAAAATTAAATATGTGTTGCTTATAGGACTAGTCGCGTGCTCATTCTATTCGCTAAACCTTGCGGAGAAGCTCGCTGAGATAGAGCCGTTTAAAACATCCATAACCCTACACTTTGTTCGATATTGGCCCTTTGTGCTGTATTCGGTTTTATTGCTGCTACTTAGCTTAAAAATTCATAAAGTGTACTGCCGCTATTTATGTCCATTGGGAGCAGGGCTTGCCATTCTGGGGCGTTTCCCTTTCGTTAAATTGCTTACACGTAAAGATGCCTGCGGTAATCCGTGTCAGCTGTGCAAACAAAAGAAATGTGGTATTGATGCTATAGAACAAGACGGCAGCATTGACTATGCTGAATGTATTCAGTGCCTTGAGTGTGTGGTTACGTTAGATAACCCTAACTTGTGCAAAATCGATAAATATAAAAAGAAAAAGGTGCCAACGCGTGTCAAAAACCTCAATCCTGTCCGCCCTTAGTCAACCTGCTAATAGCAAGGTTAACGATGACAACGAAGCGAGTTTATACGGCGCTAAAGAGGCCTGCCGCGATGTGGCCAATGAAATTTTAGCGAACGTTAAGTGCGATGAAATAGAGCTGTTGCTCTTTCACACAAGCACGCTGTTTGACTTAGACACTGTTGCAAAGGAAATCACCGCACGTTTTCCCCAGGTGAATGTTGTCGGGTGTACCAGCGCGGGTGAATTTAATAAAAATGGCTACGGGACAGGAAAACTGATGGCCGTCGCGTTTTTGAAAAACGAGTTTTCTATCGCCACTGCGATAGTGCCTAAGTTGGGCGAGGTAAATTTCGATGAAGCCCATGATATCGCTAGCGGTTTGCGTAGAGCGTTACAGGGGAGAGAACGTCGCTACGATACAGAACAGCACTTCGTTATTTCCGTGCTAGATGGGCTTACCCGTCATGAAGAACATTTTTTAGAAACCTTTGCGACTGCCTTTGGCAATATTCCGCACTTAGGCGGGAGCGCCGGCGATGACTTAAAACTCGAAGCCACTTATGTGTTTTACAAAGGTGTATTTCATCGCGATGCTGCAGTATTGCTGCTTGTTGGCACGGGAAAGCCATTCACCGTGTTCTCCATTGATCACATTAACTCTCCAGTATCGAAGCTGGTGGTAACCCATGCTGATCCTGAATCGCGAACCGTGTATGAGATCAACGGTGAACCTGCTGCGCAGTATTACGCGAGCTTGTTGGGAATGAAAGCTGAAGACTTAACGCCTGATGTGTTCTCCATGTTTCCCCTTGCAGTGATGGTAGGTGGCAAATATTTCATTCGCTCTATTCAAAAGGTAGATTTAGCCACCAACGCCATTACCTTTTACTGCGCGGTAGATATTGGCATTATTCTTACGTTTGTTCAGCTGGGCGATTGCATTGAAGCATTAGAAAGTAAGCTAGACAAGCTGCGCGCGAAGCTTGGTGAGCCCGAATTTGTTTATGCTTGTGATTGCTTCCTGCGAAGGCTCGAAATTCAGCAAGGCAAAAACGACCACGAAATAAGACGGCTACAGCAAAGATACAATGTTGCGGGCTTTAATGCCTATGGCGAGCATATCCACTCGGTTCACCTAAATCAAACGTTTACGGGGGTGTATTTTGCAGCCCAATAATCAATTTACCGACGTGGAGGCGCTCCAAAAGGCCCTTTACGAGCAAAGGCGTGAAAACGAAAAGCTTGAGAAAATAAATGCTGCGCTAATGTATCGCATGGAAGAGGGCGGTTTTAATCATCATAGTTACCGCGCCTTTGAACACTCGGTTCAACTTTCTGAAAAAGTGAGTCAGAAAACAGAGGAGCTACAGTCAGTACTGCAAAAACTGGAGCAGTCAAACGCTGAATTGGTGCGCGCTCACGAAGAAACCCATCAGGTTAAACAGCGTTTGCACGACGCCATTGAAAGTACCAATCAGGCGATGGTGTTGCTTGATAGGCTTGGCGGGATTATTTTCTTTAATCGTCATTTCGAAACCGTCTGGGACGACCTTTCCATTACTCCTAAAGTTGGTGATAACTATTATGATATTACGCAAGCAGCCAAGCATTCAGGGGTTATTCGCCGCGCACTGCCTGCCGATGTGGAAGGTAGGATAATTTACCAGTTGTCGAATCGACGATGGTATCAGCTGACTAACCGACCGACTCAAGAAGGTGGGAACGTTATTCTGTTTAACGATATCACTGAAGTAAAACTGCTTGAGTCGAATCGCTACGAACAAGTCATTAAAGAGAAAAATAAGCTACTGCAAAGCCTTATCGATAATATTGATGTGGGAATTTTGCTTATTGATAAAGAAGGTGGCATTGCGTTTTGGAATAACACGTTTTTAACTCAATCGAACGTGATGCGGCATGTGTTAGTTAACAGTAAGAATATTTATGCGCTTCAAAATAATCGGCAATGGAGTGGTTTAAATTTGAAGCCCGTGGGACCAAGTACTCAAATTATCCACGACCACCTAGTGGTTGAACGAAATATCACAAAGCTGCCCGATGGCAATACGCTGTGCACGTTTACCAATGTTACGTCGCAGCATCACTACGCGGAAACGCTGAAGCAAAACGAAAGCTGGATCCGTATGATAACCGATAATGTGCCAGCCCTTATTGCTTATATTGGTACCGATAAAAAGTTCCAATACACCAATAAAGGTTACCGCGATTGGTATGGCGTGAGTGAGCAAGACATTAATGATATGCCTATGGATAGAAGCCATCTGAAAGAGGTTTACCCCAATCTTATTCAGTACTTGCGCCGCGTTAACCAAGGCGAAGTGGTTAGCTTTCAAAGTAAGGAAAAAAATGCCCACGGCGACGTGGGCTTTTTACAGAAAGTCTATTTGCCCCATTTTAATGAGTCTGGCGATATTACCGGGCACTTTGTCTTGGCAACAGACGTGTCGCAACAGGTAAAAAGTCAGCTTCAGCTTAAAGCGGCTAAGGATCAATTAGAATCAAATGTAGAAAAGCGTACGCGTGAGCTCAACCACGCCAACATCGCCCTTCAAGAAGCCATTGATTCAAAGAGCAAATTTTTGGCCGCTATCAGCCACGATCTTATGCAGCCCCTCAGCGCTGCCATCCTGTTCAATGAAACATTGAAAGATCAGGTCGATAGTTCATCTAGCTCTATTGTTGCGGCACTCGATAACTCACTGTCTGATTTACATGGCCTTATTCGCACGCTTATTGAAACATCCAAATTGGACGCTGGAGTGTTACAGCCCGATAAGCAGCAAGAGAATGTATTGCCGTTACTTATGCAGTTAGCCGAAGAGTTTACACATATCAGTAAAGACTACCGCGTAGATTTTCGCTACCGCTTGACAGAAGCATTCGTAGTGACAGACGTGAATTTGCTTTCTCGAATATTGCGAAATTTATTAATAAATGCAATGAAATATGGTGCGAACGGCAAGGTGCTACTGGCTGCAAGAAAGGTGAATGAGAATCTGGAAATTAGCATCTATGATCAAGGTGTGGGTATAAGCGAAGACGATCAGAAAGTTATTTTTAAAGAGTTTTCCAGATTAGAAAACGATTTTAATTACTCTTACAGTTTGGGTCTGGGACTATACATTGTAGATAAAATGAGTAAGTTGTTAGAGCACGATATTCGAGTGCGCTCGAAAGAGGGCGTAGGTGCGTGCTTCACGGTGACCATTCCTATTACTGAAGTGTGTCGTACGAGTCAAGAGCAAGACTATCTTTATACTTTGGAGCCGTCGTTACCAAATTACGTTTTAGATAAGCATATATGGCACATTGATAACGATGCGAATATGCGTATAGCTATGCAAACGTTGTTCGCAAACTGGGACATGGAAATAGATACCTTCTCAGGGTTTAAACAATGCAGTGCCGTAAACAATGGAAGCTTTGAGGAGTGCGACATGCTTATCGTCGATTACCACTTGGATGAAGAAGAAACCGGTTTAGATATTGCAAAACGCGTAAGAAAAATCGCGCCTTACATGCCCATTATGATTTGCACTGCTAATCACTCAAAAGCCTTGGCGAATGAACTTGAAGGCACCGATATTCAGTTGCTGCACAAACCTGTTAATTCATCTGTTCTTAAAGCTGCATTGTTGTCGAGCCTGAATGGCTGAAAGTAAAAGCTGATGGCGGTGTTTCTATTCGCCTCTAACCTTCAGGTGGATAGAATTCGTCAGATTTCCTTTTAGACAAGAGGCTAGCGCTTTAACTTTTGCTGCCTCGAGTCTATTGCTGGCAAAGCCGCCTAATTAAAAACGTATTGGTTGAAGTCGATATTCGCGGCACTGGCCACTACTTTCACTCGATTGCTAGCACCCAACTTTTTAAGAATAGACGAAACATGAGATTTAACCGTAGTTTCAGAAATATTAAGTTCG
This genomic window contains:
- the nosP gene encoding nitric oxide-sensing protein NosP: MSKTSILSALSQPANSKVNDDNEASLYGAKEACRDVANEILANVKCDEIELLLFHTSTLFDLDTVAKEITARFPQVNVVGCTSAGEFNKNGYGTGKLMAVAFLKNEFSIATAIVPKLGEVNFDEAHDIASGLRRALQGRERRYDTEQHFVISVLDGLTRHEEHFLETFATAFGNIPHLGGSAGDDLKLEATYVFYKGVFHRDAAVLLLVGTGKPFTVFSIDHINSPVSKLVVTHADPESRTVYEINGEPAAQYYASLLGMKAEDLTPDVFSMFPLAVMVGGKYFIRSIQKVDLATNAITFYCAVDIGIILTFVQLGDCIEALESKLDKLRAKLGEPEFVYACDCFLRRLEIQQGKNDHEIRRLQQRYNVAGFNAYGEHIHSVHLNQTFTGVYFAAQ
- a CDS encoding ATP-binding protein, translated to MQPNNQFTDVEALQKALYEQRRENEKLEKINAALMYRMEEGGFNHHSYRAFEHSVQLSEKVSQKTEELQSVLQKLEQSNAELVRAHEETHQVKQRLHDAIESTNQAMVLLDRLGGIIFFNRHFETVWDDLSITPKVGDNYYDITQAAKHSGVIRRALPADVEGRIIYQLSNRRWYQLTNRPTQEGGNVILFNDITEVKLLESNRYEQVIKEKNKLLQSLIDNIDVGILLIDKEGGIAFWNNTFLTQSNVMRHVLVNSKNIYALQNNRQWSGLNLKPVGPSTQIIHDHLVVERNITKLPDGNTLCTFTNVTSQHHYAETLKQNESWIRMITDNVPALIAYIGTDKKFQYTNKGYRDWYGVSEQDINDMPMDRSHLKEVYPNLIQYLRRVNQGEVVSFQSKEKNAHGDVGFLQKVYLPHFNESGDITGHFVLATDVSQQVKSQLQLKAAKDQLESNVEKRTRELNHANIALQEAIDSKSKFLAAISHDLMQPLSAAILFNETLKDQVDSSSSSIVAALDNSLSDLHGLIRTLIETSKLDAGVLQPDKQQENVLPLLMQLAEEFTHISKDYRVDFRYRLTEAFVVTDVNLLSRILRNLLINAMKYGANGKVLLAARKVNENLEISIYDQGVGISEDDQKVIFKEFSRLENDFNYSYSLGLGLYIVDKMSKLLEHDIRVRSKEGVGACFTVTIPITEVCRTSQEQDYLYTLEPSLPNYVLDKHIWHIDNDANMRIAMQTLFANWDMEIDTFSGFKQCSAVNNGSFEECDMLIVDYHLDEEETGLDIAKRVRKIAPYMPIMICTANHSKALANELEGTDIQLLHKPVNSSVLKAALLSSLNG
- a CDS encoding 4Fe-4S binding protein, whose product is MRIVFSSIIFLLLLSTSVLAQSDATDIPNDIYKIFPNATRVGEMHTDIKVTPVYQLQQLLGYVFESNDFVDFIGFSGKPVNVMIGLDTQGNVVDLFVKQHNEPIFLHGLGEQSMFDFVAQYQGHNVKERFIIGGKSNVGKDATYFDGVTKATVSVLVINDTIVTSALAVARAKLDGFVAPSNNIINPDFYEPLTFSELVDKGYIQKHQITQQNTEGLSREVIRAVDDIQSEFVLDGDIIAEHYYAFLSLPIVGKNLLGEEEFARLQENLNPGEMALMVLNTKGFSFISDEFIPQTTPEHLRVSQGGFPTAIRDIDFYSFYDPAFSQALPDYNEIKVLRVKSKGGLSLDQEMEIAISVPFKPSFFEQDEHLFPLKVTLPSELFMENPEAQLAKPIPLWQKIWRDRNLTISITVVYLVALSLFFAFQQRLTPYTKFVHTVRAFSLVFVLFFIGFYAQGQLSVVNIYTLLLDIVDGFSLEVYLLDPVIFILWSFVFASLFIVGRGLFCGWLCPFGALQEMMGILAEKLRIKQIRIKPQHHKRAQKIKYVLLIGLVACSFYSLNLAEKLAEIEPFKTSITLHFVRYWPFVLYSVLLLLLSLKIHKVYCRYLCPLGAGLAILGRFPFVKLLTRKDACGNPCQLCKQKKCGIDAIEQDGSIDYAECIQCLECVVTLDNPNLCKIDKYKKKKVPTRVKNLNPVRP